From one Streptomyces mobaraensis genomic stretch:
- a CDS encoding MFS transporter: MRWWSAANLVSNLGTWMQLTVQNLLVLQLTGSAAATGLSLSVQAAPGLLFGLLGGAVVDRLPRKVTAAVSQALLAAVAFTTAVLVGCGMLTVPVLMGLAAVTGLIATVDGPATSLLGNDLVPEKDVPSAIALGSVVHSVGRLAGTALAAVGIATIGTAGAYALNGASFLFVTAVIPFLKLHPDAAAAAAAPADAAASGGRGGLAFFLSRRTLVALAVIAAVSAVLGRNYQLTLATLVTGPLHGGAGAYGLVSALLAVGGIVGAVVAGRLRKPTVRLVALLAAAGAVLQIAAGVSPMLMMLLVMVVPMAIVESVSDTATTTVLQTDPPPHMRGRVLGVWRSVSTAWGLAGPPLLGLLVQGAGERGALVIGGVVITAVIGAGMLFRRRRGAPAVRPAVAPVAEPAFQTAA; this comes from the coding sequence ATGCGCTGGTGGTCGGCCGCGAACCTGGTGTCGAACCTCGGCACCTGGATGCAGCTGACCGTGCAGAACCTGCTCGTCCTCCAGCTGACCGGCTCCGCCGCCGCGACCGGCCTCTCGCTGTCCGTCCAGGCGGCGCCCGGTCTGCTGTTCGGGCTGCTCGGCGGTGCCGTCGTGGACCGGCTGCCGCGCAAGGTCACCGCCGCCGTCAGCCAGGCGCTGCTGGCCGCCGTGGCCTTCACCACCGCCGTGCTGGTGGGCTGCGGCATGCTCACCGTGCCCGTCCTGATGGGCCTCGCCGCCGTCACCGGCCTGATCGCCACCGTCGACGGCCCGGCGACCTCGCTGCTGGGCAACGACCTCGTCCCGGAGAAGGACGTGCCCTCGGCCATCGCCCTGGGTTCGGTCGTGCACAGCGTCGGCCGGCTCGCCGGCACCGCCCTCGCGGCCGTCGGCATCGCCACCATCGGCACGGCGGGCGCCTACGCGCTGAACGGCGCGTCGTTCCTGTTCGTGACCGCGGTCATCCCGTTCCTCAAGCTGCACCCGGACGCCGCCGCGGCGGCCGCCGCTCCGGCCGACGCGGCGGCGTCGGGCGGGCGCGGTGGCCTGGCGTTCTTCCTCAGCCGGCGCACGCTGGTCGCCCTCGCGGTGATCGCCGCCGTCAGCGCCGTCCTCGGCCGCAACTACCAGCTGACCCTCGCCACCCTCGTCACCGGGCCGCTGCACGGCGGCGCCGGCGCCTACGGGCTGGTTTCCGCGCTGCTCGCCGTCGGCGGCATCGTGGGTGCCGTGGTGGCCGGCCGGCTGCGCAAGCCGACCGTGCGGCTGGTCGCGCTGCTCGCCGCGGCGGGCGCGGTGCTCCAGATCGCGGCGGGCGTGAGCCCGATGCTGATGATGCTGCTGGTGATGGTGGTGCCGATGGCGATCGTCGAGTCCGTCTCCGACACGGCCACCACGACCGTCCTGCAGACCGACCCGCCGCCGCACATGCGCGGCCGCGTCCTCGGCGTCTGGCGCAGCGTCAGCACCGCCTGGGGCCTCGCCGGGCCGCCGCTGCTGGGCCTCCTCGTGCAGGGCGCGGGCGAGCGCGGCGCGCTCGTGATCGGCGGTGTGGTCATCACGGCCGTCATCGGCGCGGGCATGCTGTTCCGCCGCCGGCGGGGCGCGCCCGCCGTCCGCCCGGCGGTGGCGCCGGTCGCCGAGCCGGCCTTCCAGACGGCGGCCTGA
- a CDS encoding DUF6480 family protein, with translation MTGSNPDPDPARTPGLEPGGGVPPGETPPGEDSTGGAGPRETYNPTRGWAKGPLVAIGALVLVFVVTVIVWAALV, from the coding sequence ATGACCGGCAGCAACCCCGATCCGGACCCGGCCCGCACCCCCGGCCTGGAGCCCGGCGGCGGCGTACCGCCGGGCGAGACGCCGCCCGGCGAGGACAGCACGGGCGGCGCGGGCCCCCGCGAGACCTACAACCCGACGCGGGGCTGGGCGAAGGGGCCGCTCGTCGCGATCGGCGCCCTCGTCCTGGTCTTCGTGGTGACGGTGATCGTCTGGGCCGCGCTGGTGTGA
- a CDS encoding glycosyltransferase family 9 protein produces MVRPSGAAAPPERPRLLALRALGLGDLLAGVPALRALRRAHPEHEIVLAAPADLAPVAAVTGAVDRLLPASAPGRAVPGALAWTGRPPEVAVDLHGNGPPSHRLLSALRPGRLLAFAHPDTPDIDGPPWRADEHERERWCRLLRSYGVPADAGDLALPRPEAPSPAPGAVVVHPGAASPARRWPAERCAAVVRALVAAGRDVVVTGGPGEEELVREVAVAGARPLAGGLPFAALSALVAGAEAVVSGDTGIAHLAVAHATPSVTLFGPVSPALWGPPPIPRHRALWHPGPPGDPHGRAPDPLLLRIGVDEVLEAVGSATGREEGVRRIRGTRPAWPPPPPPGTLKTKATTTGTPRGTTRQEGEPP; encoded by the coding sequence GTGGTACGGCCGTCCGGCGCGGCCGCGCCGCCGGAGCGCCCCCGGCTGCTGGCGCTCCGCGCCCTGGGGCTCGGCGATCTGCTCGCGGGCGTACCCGCGCTGCGGGCGCTGCGCCGGGCGCACCCGGAGCACGAGATCGTGCTCGCCGCGCCGGCGGACCTCGCGCCCGTCGCCGCCGTCACGGGCGCCGTCGACCGGCTGCTCCCGGCGTCCGCGCCCGGACGGGCCGTGCCGGGCGCCCTCGCCTGGACCGGCCGCCCGCCGGAGGTGGCCGTCGACCTGCACGGCAACGGGCCGCCGAGCCACCGGCTGCTCTCCGCGCTGCGGCCGGGGCGGCTGCTGGCGTTCGCCCACCCGGACACCCCCGACATCGACGGGCCGCCCTGGCGGGCGGACGAACACGAGCGCGAGCGCTGGTGCCGACTGCTGCGCTCCTACGGCGTCCCGGCCGACGCCGGCGACCTGGCCCTGCCGCGTCCGGAAGCCCCGTCCCCGGCCCCCGGGGCGGTGGTCGTGCACCCCGGCGCGGCCTCGCCCGCCCGCCGCTGGCCGGCGGAGCGGTGCGCGGCGGTGGTGCGCGCCCTCGTCGCGGCGGGCCGCGACGTGGTGGTCACGGGCGGGCCCGGGGAGGAGGAGCTCGTACGGGAGGTGGCGGTGGCGGGCGCGCGTCCGCTGGCCGGCGGGCTGCCGTTCGCCGCTCTGTCGGCGCTCGTCGCGGGGGCGGAGGCGGTCGTCAGCGGGGACACGGGCATCGCCCATCTGGCCGTGGCCCACGCCACGCCGAGCGTCACCCTCTTCGGTCCCGTCTCCCCCGCGCTCTGGGGTCCGCCGCCGATCCCGCGCCACCGGGCGCTGTGGCACCCGGGCCCGCCGGGCGACCCCCACGGGCGCGCCCCGGACCCGCTGCTGCTGCGGATCGGGGTGGACGAGGTTCTGGAGGCTGTGGGGTCGGCGACGGGCCGGGAGGAAGGGGTACGGCGGATCCGGGGCACACGCCCCGCATGGCCCCCGCCCCCGCCACCCGGCACCCTGAAGACGAAGGCGACAACCACCGGCACACCACGGGGGACGACACGACAGGAAGGCGAACCGCCATGA
- a CDS encoding D-sedoheptulose-7-phosphate isomerase, whose amino-acid sequence MTVTRTVRPPDTTGGDHCGRLLSALELFRAEQAAVAERWGRRLAGVLSAGGRLLAAGNGGSAAQAQHLTAELVGRYRDDRPPFSAIALHADTSSCTAIVNDYGPDELFARQVRAHARPGDVLVLLSTSGASPNLLAAAAAGRASAMEVWSLTGPAPNPLAEAGHDRLCVAAGTTANVQELHLVAVHLLCAAFDAALATSP is encoded by the coding sequence ATGACCGTCACCCGTACCGTACGGCCGCCGGACACCACAGGCGGCGACCACTGCGGCCGGCTGCTGTCGGCCCTGGAGCTGTTCCGCGCGGAGCAGGCGGCCGTCGCCGAGCGCTGGGGCCGGCGGCTGGCCGGGGTGCTGTCCGCTGGCGGCCGGCTGCTGGCCGCCGGCAACGGCGGCAGCGCCGCCCAGGCGCAGCACCTGACCGCCGAGCTGGTCGGCCGCTACCGCGACGACCGGCCGCCGTTCTCGGCCATCGCGCTGCACGCCGACACCTCCAGCTGCACGGCGATCGTCAACGACTACGGCCCGGACGAGCTGTTCGCCCGCCAGGTGCGGGCGCACGCGCGCCCCGGCGACGTGCTGGTCCTGCTGTCGACGAGCGGGGCCAGCCCCAACCTGCTGGCCGCCGCGGCGGCGGGCCGCGCCTCCGCCATGGAGGTGTGGTCGCTGACCGGCCCGGCCCCCAACCCGCTGGCGGAGGCCGGCCACGACCGGCTGTGCGTGGCGGCGGGGACGACGGCGAACGTCCAGGAACTGCACCTGGTGGCGGTGCACCTGCTGTGCGCCGCGTTCGACGCGGCGCTGGCGACGAGCCCGTAG
- a CDS encoding glycosyltransferase: MRIAMVSEHASPLAALGGPDAGGQNVYVARLADLLAERGHEVTVYTRREDATSPDRVPLPSGAVVEHVRAGPDRYVPKDRLLAHMPHFGGHVARAWRHDRPDVVHAHFWMSGLVALMGTHGLGVPVVQTYHALGTVKRRHQGKADTSPPERLEVERTIGASCARILATCSDEVDELELMGVARDRCSVVPCGVDTEHFSARGRVALTPARRARHRLLVVGRLVPRKGVDLALKALQRIPDAELVVAGGPPVDGLLKDPEAVRLLGLARRLRVADRLVLLGCVPHEEMPALIRSADIVLCTPVYEPFGIVPLEAMACGVPVVATDVGGHRDTVAHGTTGLLVPPGKHVELADAVTGLLADPERIAAYGREGRARAVARYGWETVAEGVERVYERVADRVAEPAPVASGSGGVR, translated from the coding sequence ATGAGGATCGCCATGGTGTCCGAGCACGCGAGCCCGCTCGCCGCGCTCGGCGGCCCCGACGCGGGGGGCCAGAACGTCTACGTGGCGCGGCTGGCGGACCTGCTCGCCGAGCGCGGCCACGAGGTGACCGTCTACACGCGGCGGGAGGACGCGACATCGCCGGACCGGGTGCCGCTGCCGTCCGGCGCGGTGGTGGAACACGTCCGCGCCGGCCCCGACCGGTACGTGCCCAAGGACCGGCTGCTGGCCCACATGCCGCACTTCGGCGGGCACGTGGCCCGGGCCTGGCGGCACGACCGGCCGGACGTGGTGCACGCCCACTTCTGGATGTCCGGCCTGGTGGCACTGATGGGCACGCACGGGCTCGGGGTGCCCGTCGTCCAGACGTACCACGCGCTGGGCACGGTGAAGCGGCGGCACCAGGGCAAGGCGGACACCAGCCCGCCGGAGCGGCTGGAGGTGGAGCGGACCATCGGCGCGTCCTGCGCGCGGATCCTGGCCACCTGTTCCGACGAGGTGGACGAGCTGGAGCTGATGGGCGTCGCCCGGGACCGCTGCTCGGTGGTGCCGTGCGGCGTGGACACCGAGCACTTCTCGGCCCGCGGCCGGGTCGCGCTGACCCCGGCCCGCCGGGCCCGGCACCGGCTGCTGGTGGTCGGCCGGCTCGTCCCCCGCAAGGGCGTCGACCTGGCCCTGAAGGCACTCCAGCGCATCCCCGACGCCGAGTTGGTGGTGGCCGGCGGGCCGCCCGTCGACGGGCTGCTGAAGGATCCGGAGGCGGTACGGCTGCTGGGCCTGGCCCGCCGGCTGCGGGTCGCCGACCGGCTGGTGCTGCTGGGCTGCGTACCGCACGAGGAGATGCCCGCGCTGATCCGCAGCGCCGACATCGTGCTCTGTACCCCGGTGTACGAGCCGTTCGGCATCGTGCCGCTGGAGGCGATGGCCTGCGGCGTCCCGGTGGTGGCCACGGACGTGGGCGGGCACCGCGACACGGTGGCGCACGGCACGACCGGGCTGCTGGTCCCGCCGGGGAAGCACGTCGAACTGGCCGACGCCGTGACCGGGTTGCTCGCCGATCCCGAGCGGATCGCGGCGTACGGCCGCGAGGGGCGGGCCCGGGCGGTCGCCCGGTACGGCTGGGAGACCGTCGCGGAAGGCGTCGAACGGGTCTACGAACGGGTCGCGGACCGGGTCGCCGAACCGGCCCCCGTCGCCTCGGGATCGGGAGGTGTGCGATGA
- a CDS encoding glycosyltransferase translates to MRILLWHVHGSWTTAFVQGPHTYLVPVTPDHGPDGLGRAATFDWPESVVEVPPAELRETDVDLLVLQRPHEIELAREWLGRRPGADVPTVYLEHNAPGGPVPDTRHPAADRPELTVVHVTHFNRLMWDCGTTPTAVIEHGIVDPGPLWTGRLERAAVVVNEPLRRGRTTGTDLLPYFSEAAPLDVFGMGTEGIAAELGVPEERCRGRELVQSALHHALAERRVYLHPVRWTSLGLSLLEAMHLGMPVVALATTEACEAVPPGAGVLSNRLDVLHDAVRGFVAEPELARETGRAARKAALARYGLPRFLDDWDRLIKEVTR, encoded by the coding sequence ATGAGGATCCTGCTATGGCACGTGCACGGCTCGTGGACGACGGCGTTCGTCCAGGGCCCGCACACCTACCTGGTGCCGGTGACGCCGGACCACGGCCCGGACGGGCTGGGCCGGGCGGCCACCTTCGACTGGCCGGAGTCGGTCGTCGAGGTGCCCCCGGCGGAGCTCCGGGAAACGGACGTGGACCTGCTGGTCCTGCAACGCCCGCACGAGATCGAGCTGGCCCGGGAGTGGCTGGGCCGCCGGCCGGGCGCCGACGTCCCCACGGTCTACCTGGAGCACAACGCGCCGGGCGGGCCGGTCCCGGACACCCGGCACCCGGCCGCGGACCGCCCGGAGCTGACGGTCGTCCACGTCACGCACTTCAACCGGCTGATGTGGGACTGCGGGACGACGCCCACCGCCGTCATCGAGCACGGCATCGTCGACCCCGGCCCGCTGTGGACGGGCCGGCTGGAGCGGGCCGCCGTGGTCGTCAACGAGCCCCTGCGGCGCGGCCGGACCACCGGCACGGACCTGCTCCCGTACTTCTCCGAGGCCGCCCCGCTGGACGTGTTCGGCATGGGGACGGAGGGGATCGCCGCGGAGCTGGGCGTCCCGGAGGAGCGCTGCCGGGGCCGGGAGCTCGTCCAGAGCGCCCTGCACCACGCCCTGGCCGAGCGCCGGGTGTACCTGCACCCGGTCCGCTGGACGTCGCTGGGCCTGTCGCTGCTGGAGGCGATGCACCTCGGCATGCCGGTGGTGGCACTGGCCACCACCGAGGCGTGCGAGGCGGTGCCGCCGGGCGCGGGGGTGCTGTCCAACCGGTTGGACGTGCTGCACGACGCCGTCCGCGGCTTCGTCGCCGAACCGGAGCTGGCCCGCGAGACGGGCCGCGCGGCCCGGAAGGCGGCCCTGGCCCGGTACGGGCTGCCCCGGTTCCTGGACGACTGGGACCGGTTGATCAAGGAGGTGACGCGATGA
- a CDS encoding glycosyltransferase family 9 protein, whose product MKALVARLDSFGDVLLAGPAVRAVAAGAERTTLLCGPRGAPAARMLPGVDEVVVWDAPWVGFEPPAVERADVEAFVGRIAADPPDVGLILTSFHQSPLPLALLLRLAGVERLAADSVDYPGALLDVRHRRGPRRHEAAAALDLAEAAGFRLPEGDDGRLAVREPPEPLPELRDGSGYIVVHPGAAVPARRWSGDRCAAAVRSLTRAGYRVVVTGGAGERELTAAVAGGVALDLGGRTGPAELAGVLARAAAVVVGNTGPAHLAAAVGTPVVCLFAPVVPAERWAPYGVPHVLLGDERAPCAGSRARECPVPGHPCLNGVSPEDVLAAVEKLTGRTPGLEPPRGTHPTERTERTP is encoded by the coding sequence GTGAAAGCGCTCGTAGCCCGTCTCGACAGTTTCGGGGACGTCCTGCTCGCCGGTCCCGCGGTGCGGGCCGTCGCCGCCGGGGCCGAGCGGACGACGCTGCTGTGCGGGCCGCGCGGCGCGCCCGCCGCGCGGATGCTGCCCGGCGTGGACGAGGTGGTGGTGTGGGACGCGCCGTGGGTGGGGTTCGAGCCGCCGGCGGTGGAGCGGGCGGACGTCGAGGCGTTCGTCGGGCGGATCGCCGCGGACCCGCCGGACGTCGGCCTGATCCTCACCTCGTTCCACCAGAGCCCGCTGCCCCTGGCCCTGCTGCTGCGGCTCGCCGGGGTGGAGCGTCTCGCGGCGGACTCCGTCGACTATCCGGGCGCCCTCCTGGACGTACGGCACCGGCGGGGGCCGCGCCGGCACGAGGCGGCCGCCGCGCTGGACCTCGCCGAGGCGGCCGGCTTCCGGCTGCCGGAGGGGGACGACGGGCGGCTCGCCGTCCGGGAACCGCCGGAACCGCTCCCGGAGTTGCGGGACGGGTCCGGCTACATCGTCGTGCATCCCGGCGCCGCCGTGCCCGCCCGCCGCTGGAGCGGCGACCGGTGCGCGGCGGCGGTCCGGTCGCTGACCCGGGCCGGCTACCGGGTGGTGGTCACCGGCGGCGCCGGGGAACGGGAGCTGACCGCGGCGGTCGCCGGCGGCGTCGCCCTCGACCTGGGCGGGCGGACCGGTCCGGCCGAGCTGGCCGGGGTGCTGGCGCGGGCCGCCGCCGTCGTGGTGGGCAACACCGGCCCGGCGCACCTGGCGGCGGCCGTGGGCACGCCGGTGGTGTGCCTGTTCGCCCCGGTTGTGCCGGCCGAGCGCTGGGCGCCGTACGGGGTGCCGCACGTGCTGCTCGGGGACGAGCGGGCGCCCTGCGCGGGCAGCAGGGCCCGGGAGTGTCCGGTGCCCGGCCACCCGTGCCTGAACGGGGTGTCCCCCGAGGACGTGCTGGCCGCCGTGGAGAAGCTGACCGGGCGCACGCCCGGCCTGGAGCCCCCGCGAGGGACCCATCCGACGGAACGGACGGAGCGAACGCCATGA
- a CDS encoding HAD-IIIA family hydrolase, whose translation MTADRLPAAVLFDRDGTLVRDVPYNGDPARVVPAPGARQAVSLLRRLGVPLGVISNQSGVARGLLTPAQVDRVNARVERLLGRFDVWAVCPHGPHDGCPCRKPAPGLVLTAARTLGVDPEDCVVIGDIGSDMDAAVAAGASGVLVPTRATRLEEVARAACWAPDLPAAVRLALARRTGGGTTAAETPAASPVSPATTGAPGPSRTASGSGIPPGTGPRAAGGGADGTGGSGTARVRAVRKALPATVNREPRGAVSVREPSGSPLRRGLHPATPGVMGGDADAGTPGAALRHGDGTGPGRAPGEAPGASGRHGHPYTRPTTLRPEAPTGSPATPPTGKNADDPGPHGHPAAHPETGRTTPAPGGGDAARTVAPRPAAGGPVAGGPVAGGPVAGGSAGSGGPAQDPGDDSVRAVRRPGLGAGATSPATGAGRPTRAGAPDPAEGGRP comes from the coding sequence ATGACCGCCGACCGGCTCCCGGCCGCCGTGCTGTTCGACCGGGACGGCACGCTGGTCCGCGACGTGCCCTACAACGGCGACCCGGCCCGGGTCGTCCCCGCCCCCGGCGCCCGGCAGGCCGTGTCCCTGCTGCGGCGGCTGGGCGTGCCCCTCGGGGTGATCAGCAACCAGTCGGGCGTGGCGCGCGGCCTGTTGACGCCGGCCCAGGTCGACCGGGTGAACGCACGCGTCGAACGGCTCCTCGGCCGGTTCGACGTCTGGGCGGTCTGCCCGCACGGCCCCCACGACGGCTGCCCCTGCCGCAAGCCCGCCCCGGGCCTGGTCCTGACGGCCGCCCGCACGCTGGGCGTCGACCCCGAGGACTGCGTCGTCATCGGCGACATCGGCAGCGACATGGACGCGGCGGTGGCGGCCGGCGCCTCGGGCGTCCTCGTCCCGACGCGGGCGACGCGGCTGGAGGAGGTGGCGCGGGCGGCGTGCTGGGCGCCGGACCTGCCGGCGGCGGTACGGCTCGCGCTCGCGCGCCGCACGGGCGGCGGCACGACTGCCGCCGAAACCCCGGCGGCCTCCCCCGTCTCCCCCGCCACCACCGGCGCCCCGGGCCCCTCCCGCACGGCCTCCGGCAGCGGCATCCCGCCCGGTACGGGGCCCCGAGCCGCGGGCGGCGGTGCCGACGGCACGGGCGGAAGCGGGACCGCCCGCGTCCGAGCCGTACGCAAAGCGCTCCCGGCCACGGTGAACCGTGAACCGCGCGGTGCCGTGAGCGTCCGTGAGCCGTCCGGGTCTCCGCTCCGCCGGGGCCTGCACCCGGCCACGCCGGGCGTAATGGGCGGCGACGCTGACGCCGGAACGCCCGGCGCCGCGCTCCGCCACGGCGACGGGACCGGGCCCGGGCGCGCGCCCGGCGAGGCTCCCGGCGCCTCGGGTCGGCACGGACACCCGTACACCCGTCCGACCACTCTCCGCCCGGAAGCGCCGACCGGTTCACCCGCCACCCCACCGACCGGCAAGAACGCCGACGACCCCGGCCCCCACGGACACCCCGCCGCCCACCCGGAGACCGGCCGCACCACGCCCGCGCCGGGTGGCGGTGACGCGGCCCGCACCGTCGCGCCCCGGCCGGCCGCGGGCGGGCCGGTCGCGGGCGGGCCGGTCGCGGGCGGGCCGGTCGCGGGCGGGTCGGCCGGCTCCGGCGGACCGGCCCAGGATCCCGGCGACGACAGCGTCCGCGCCGTCCGGCGGCCGGGCCTCGGGGCCGGAGCGACGTCGCCGGCCACGGGAGCGGGACGGCCCACCCGTGCAGGCGCCCCGGACCCGGCGGAAGGGGGCCGGCCGTGA
- a CDS encoding glycosyltransferase family 2 protein has translation MNASPGTVSSFSYAVVIPTVGRPCLADCLDALASSAGPEPREVVVVDDRRGPRHARPPLPLAALGTLRPRASVLSAGGRGPAAARNTGWRAVDSPWVVFLDDDVRVGPAWRDDLAGDLLRAGPDVAGVQGVIEVPLPSGRRPTDWERNTAGLADARWATADMAYRTAALEAVGGFDERFPRAFREDADLALRVLAAGRRLERGTRTTLHPVRPAGPWVSVRTQVGNADDALMLRLHGSDWWERAGAPRGRLRGHAMVTAAGTLAAALAVSGHPGAGAAAAVGWALGTAEFAWARIAPGPRTVPEVAAMLATSAVIPPLAVCHRLRGTWRHRGVRPVRPAARGPLVVPVPLRTAPRKGVRP, from the coding sequence ATGAACGCCTCTCCCGGAACGGTGAGTTCCTTCTCCTACGCGGTGGTGATCCCCACCGTCGGGCGGCCCTGCCTCGCCGACTGCCTCGACGCGCTGGCGTCCTCGGCGGGCCCCGAGCCCCGCGAGGTGGTCGTCGTCGACGACCGCCGGGGCCCGCGGCACGCCCGGCCGCCGCTGCCGCTGGCGGCCCTGGGGACGCTGCGGCCCCGCGCGTCGGTGCTCAGCGCCGGCGGCCGGGGACCGGCCGCGGCCCGCAACACCGGCTGGCGCGCGGTGGACAGCCCCTGGGTCGTCTTCCTCGACGACGACGTCCGGGTGGGGCCCGCGTGGCGCGACGACCTGGCCGGCGACCTGCTGCGGGCGGGTCCGGACGTGGCCGGCGTCCAGGGCGTCATCGAGGTGCCGCTGCCGTCCGGGCGGCGTCCCACCGACTGGGAGCGCAACACCGCCGGACTCGCGGACGCCCGCTGGGCCACGGCCGACATGGCGTACCGCACCGCCGCCCTGGAGGCGGTGGGCGGCTTCGACGAGCGCTTCCCCCGCGCCTTCCGCGAGGACGCCGACCTGGCACTGCGCGTCCTGGCGGCCGGCCGGCGGCTGGAGCGCGGCACCCGGACGACCCTGCACCCGGTACGCCCGGCCGGCCCCTGGGTGTCGGTGCGCACCCAGGTCGGCAACGCCGACGACGCGCTGATGCTGCGGCTGCACGGCTCCGACTGGTGGGAGCGGGCCGGGGCGCCGCGCGGACGGCTGCGCGGACACGCCATGGTGACCGCGGCCGGCACGCTGGCGGCGGCCCTGGCCGTCTCCGGCCATCCGGGCGCGGGCGCGGCGGCGGCCGTCGGCTGGGCGCTGGGCACGGCCGAGTTCGCCTGGGCCCGGATCGCACCGGGTCCGCGGACCGTGCCCGAGGTGGCGGCGATGCTCGCGACCAGCGCGGTCATCCCGCCGCTGGCGGTCTGCCACCGGCTGCGCGGCACCTGGCGGCACCGCGGCGTCCGCCCGGTACGGCCGGCGGCGCGCGGCCCGCTCGTCGTCCCGGTGCCGTTGCGGACCGCCCCGCGCAAGGGGGTGCGGCCATGA
- a CDS encoding carbamoyltransferase family protein: MRILGINALFHDPAAALVADGRIVAAAEEERFSRRKHGKRPVPFAAWELPVLSARWCLEHAGLSPGDLDAVAYSYDPALALPAAEMGLDDPWDHLRQTYAREAPAFLADALPGLDPARVRFVAHHVAHAASAGLAAPHADSAVLVLDGRGECASHLAGRYTGGDLEVLATQRLPQSLGLVYEELTAHLGFLRSSDEYKVMALAAYGKPRFLTEVRKYLHATEDGGFRASAVPWAALTEPRAPGQEWTQDHADLAASTQQCLEELLLDLARWLHARTGAESLAMAGGVALNCVANSRIAVEGPFRRVWVQPAAGDAGTALGAALQLAADGGAPTAPMDGADLGRGWSDEELRGWLERARVPYERPPDIAAAVAETLAADGIVAWFQGRSEYGPRALGHRSLMAHPGRAENLERLNHVKGREEFRPVAPMVLADRAAEIFEGPLPSPYMLFVHGVARPWRDRIPAVVHVDGTARIQTVEPRREPLVARMLAEFERRTGLPVVVNTSLNTAGRPMVDDPRDALECFGSAPVDLLAIGPYAVRRGGAYAGGRASA; encoded by the coding sequence ATGCGCATCCTCGGTATCAACGCCCTCTTCCACGACCCGGCCGCGGCGCTGGTCGCCGACGGGCGGATCGTCGCCGCCGCCGAGGAGGAGCGGTTCTCCCGGCGCAAGCACGGCAAGCGGCCGGTGCCGTTCGCGGCCTGGGAGCTGCCGGTGCTCTCCGCCCGGTGGTGCCTGGAACACGCCGGTCTGAGCCCCGGCGACCTGGACGCCGTCGCCTACTCCTACGACCCGGCGCTCGCCCTGCCCGCCGCCGAGATGGGGCTCGACGACCCGTGGGACCACCTGCGGCAGACCTACGCCCGCGAGGCGCCGGCCTTCCTCGCCGACGCCCTGCCAGGCCTGGACCCCGCGCGCGTCCGCTTCGTCGCCCACCACGTGGCGCACGCCGCGTCCGCCGGCCTCGCCGCCCCGCACGCCGACAGCGCGGTCCTCGTCCTGGACGGGCGCGGCGAGTGCGCCTCGCACCTGGCCGGCCGCTACACCGGCGGCGACCTGGAGGTGCTCGCCACCCAGCGGCTGCCGCAGTCCCTGGGCCTGGTCTACGAGGAACTCACCGCGCACCTGGGCTTCCTGCGCAGCAGCGACGAGTACAAGGTGATGGCCCTCGCGGCGTACGGGAAGCCGCGCTTCCTGACCGAGGTGCGGAAGTACCTGCACGCCACGGAGGACGGCGGGTTCCGGGCGAGCGCGGTGCCCTGGGCGGCGCTCACCGAGCCGCGCGCCCCCGGCCAGGAGTGGACGCAGGACCACGCCGACCTCGCCGCCAGCACCCAGCAGTGCCTGGAGGAGCTCCTGCTGGACCTGGCGCGCTGGCTGCACGCCCGCACCGGCGCCGAGTCGCTGGCCATGGCCGGCGGCGTCGCCCTCAACTGCGTCGCCAACTCCCGGATCGCCGTGGAGGGTCCGTTCCGCCGGGTGTGGGTGCAGCCCGCCGCCGGCGACGCGGGCACGGCGCTGGGCGCCGCGCTCCAGCTCGCCGCGGACGGCGGCGCCCCCACCGCGCCGATGGACGGCGCCGACCTGGGCCGCGGCTGGTCCGACGAGGAGCTGCGCGGGTGGCTGGAGCGGGCCCGGGTGCCGTACGAGCGGCCGCCGGACATCGCGGCGGCGGTGGCCGAGACGCTGGCCGCGGACGGGATCGTCGCCTGGTTCCAGGGCCGCAGCGAGTACGGGCCCCGGGCGCTCGGCCACCGGTCGCTGATGGCCCACCCCGGCCGGGCCGAGAACCTGGAGCGGCTCAACCACGTCAAGGGGCGCGAGGAGTTCCGGCCGGTCGCGCCGATGGTCCTCGCCGACCGGGCGGCCGAGATCTTCGAAGGGCCGCTGCCCAGCCCGTACATGCTGTTCGTGCACGGCGTGGCCCGGCCGTGGCGGGACCGCATCCCGGCGGTCGTGCACGTGGACGGCACGGCCCGGATCCAGACCGTGGAGCCGCGGCGGGAGCCGCTGGTGGCCCGGATGCTCGCCGAGTTCGAACGCCGCACCGGGCTGCCCGTCGTCGTCAACACCAGCCTGAACACGGCCGGCCGGCCGATGGTCGACGACCCGCGCGACGCGCTGGAGTGCTTCGGCTCCGCGCCCGTGGACCTGCTGGCCATCGGGCCGTACGCGGTCCGGCGCGGCGGGGCGTACGCCGGGGGGAGGGCGTCGGCATGA